The sequence TTTTTATACTGCATTTAGAATAAATGCATTAACTTAGTCACCAGAATCTACAAAGCACTGGAAAGAGATAGCAGATGGATATTTAAATGCAATAAGTGTTCGATGAATCCTAATTAATATAGTTGTGATGGCACTCTGCCTAACTTTCTAAGGAGCCAAATATCCCTGAGTATGTGCCCTTCTTGATTTGTGACTTTTCTGTTTGGTTGAAATGTTCTTTACATGAAAAAGCTAGAAGACTCCAAGTTCCTTCCCCGAGACTATATATTTTTGGCTGCCTTTTAAAAGGACTCTGGGGATTTGTTCGGCTGTTCCATGACAATATGGCTTCTTTGGAGATATTTATAGACCATGATCTGCCTCTCCTGAGTCACTTCTTTTACAGGCTCCAAATAACTCTATTTGCCTCAGCCTCTCATATGGTCTTGCTCTCTGGTCtatgtattatttttgttgctttcttctgtCTCCTTTGGTAATGGGGAGCTGGAAGGATGTTTAAAATACAACCCTTATTGATACTGGGATTGCACGGAGCATAGTTCATCATGGTGCTGCCCACGTGGTTCTCTTATTTGTGTTGCCTGGCTGTTAGCAGTCAGTTGATGACCTGTGTTGGGGGAAGTGCAAAGCTTCGTGGGAGCAATGGGCTGTATCATGCTGCCTCCTGGTAGCACAGGGAAACATTGTGTTCCACCATACAGAGGAGCGCATACTTGCTACACAATCCCTTAGGAGCAGATTGTATGCgtttctcccttccctctccatCACCTGGTCAGTTAGCTAGTGTGTAGGATGCAGGGCCTTCAGCCCACCTCACCTTCCTTACCCTTTTGTGGGGCGCCATGAGACCAAAGAGTTATTCTCAGGGAGCAGGCTCCACACCTACTCAAACACTAGCCACTATCTGGCCCATAATGTCTCTTGTACGTTTCTAGGTGGGCTTACCTTCTGCCATTGGGCACACCGAAGGATGAATGAGTGATGCCATGGTCCAGCTTGTGGCTGGCCTTACACAGGTGTACAGGAGGCACAAGCCTACTTCCTATCCCCTCCCTCTGCAACAGTAGACGTAACTATGGTGATCAGTCCTGACACTGCATTAGTCTAGCACAGCCACCAGCGTTAGACTGTCCACATGGGAGTAGGATAGTCCAAGTCCCCTCTGCAGTTGCCAGTGGAGCTAAACCTGAAGAGTGTGATCATACTGCACTCTGGAAATGGATGCTAAGTTCCTATTCCAGCATGCACCCCTGTAGAGCCCCTGAAGTTCTCCAGTCTATACTCTGAACGAACACCCCCCTAGAGTGCAGTCCCATTAAAGCCTCCAATAATATATTTTGCatcattttctctttaaaatgacCCTTCTTCAATCTCTCTATGAATCATCCAGGCTAACGCCTTTGAAATGATAGCTCTATGGTGTGAAAGCATAGATGAGTCCAGTGCCCCTTTAAGGAATGCTTTCAGGCCTCAGTGTGAGCTACACTATTAATTTTAGCTTGGAGGTTTGCCACAGGCAGATTTCACAGAGGGTCTTGAAGCTATAGTGCAGCAGCTGTTCACTGGTATCCAGGGTGGGGTTTGCTAAGTAAAGAAGAGCACAAAGCTTGGGATACTGAATGCACAACTTTCTTTCGAGGTATTTTGCCAGCAGAGCAAGGGTTCTGggactttttttaaattgacttgtGCCCTTCTAGCGAGAAACTATGGCAGAAGAGCAAACTGGACTTGAGGAGAGGATAATAATAAAGGACCAGCACACAAAGGAAATAGACCTGGTGAACAGAGATCCAAAGcacattaatgaagatgttataAAGGTACATTTTCTGAGCGCCTTTGATTTTTATAAGCATCTCTGCATTTTAGTGCACTAAATCTATTGGTAGTTTGCTTTTATATCAGGCTCAAATTCTACAGTATGTTTAAATCACTAAATATAGGGTGTAGCTGGACAATATGCCAGGGGAAGAGGGATTATCGAGGGCACTAGTTTGAAAATGTGCTGTCGGGGGAAATCCTGCATTGCCAGGGAGATGCATACACTGACTAGGTGATTTCATGTGGCTTTCTCATCTCTGATGAATGTGCTTGTTTGATTCCTTGAACATGCTCACTCCAACTTCCGTGGCTGTAGCTTGCCAATTGACTGACATTTTCCCATTAGTCTTGGGGAGCAGGAAGCCAAATATAAAACAGAGACTCATGCCCATGTCACTCTAAATAATTAAAgagaacctttaaaaaaaaaacctctgccaAAATTCATGACACTGACTGTCTCAGCAAGTTGTCCCTGTTCAGTGCAGTGCAGGAGACGATGGGGCAGCTGAATGTGTTCACAGTCTTATTTAGAATGGAATTGTTTCTCCCTCATACCGACATGCCCTGATCAACAGAGAGACTGAGCGAGGAATACTGGACTGAACCTCAAAAGGGCGTTGTCTCTAACTTTGACCATTGAAGCACGTGGGCTTGGTGCAACAATATCTtcttaaatggagttacaccaagggTGAATTTGGCCCCAGGAGGGTAAGCGAGAAGATTGAAAAGGCTCTGTTAAATTATTCTTTTTCCTTGACGCATCACAGGAATTCAGATGAGATAAATGAGTGTGGATTGAACCTCTTCTTAAAGTCAATAGAGGAGGTCTTGGAATGTGAGCTTTGGTTTCTGCATTTAGAAAAAGAGCCACCTTTGAAAACAGGTGATGTGAAGGCCAGGTTAGTATTCGAAGTGGGAGGCTGAATGATCGGCCACCAAGTGCAACAGCTACTGTGTGGTAGATGGACATTCAGTGAGCAGGGCAAAATGGGATTGGGACAGCTGGGTAGTGGTGTTATATCCAGCATATGTTCCCCACCAAACATGCATTCTTGTATCTCTTCTGCACATCACTATCTGTTTTGTTAGTACCTGTAAATATATTGGTCCAGATACTGCACTCAGCTATACCAATGCACATGTGGAGTAAGGCTATTTTTGATCATATAGGGGGGTAAACATAAGCCAGACTGGTATATATTTTGACTGTGTCTCCATACCTAAATGAAAAAGAAAGAGTGTAAAGGTGTAAGGTTGCTACAGATGGAACGATAGGATTTTATCAGAATTACATCAAGGACTCGCTTTGAAATTTCCAGGAGGAAAATGGTATTAGATTGAAGTGAGATTAAAAGGAGCCTTGTGGCTGAAAGATCTGTGCTTCTACAGATCTAACACAATTACTTGGATGTTACGATTCCATCTTCAGAAACTGAAGCCCTATGCCACGGCTTGCTACATGGCTCTGAAGGTAGCAAAATGCAGTTGTTTAGGTCCCAATCCCGTGGAGTGTGGGGAAGTGTGGTTCCTGcattctccctctggctcccagaCACCACTGAAGCCCAAGAGGATCTGCAGCTTCGAGGTATATACAGGAAGTGGGAGAGACTGGGGAAGAAGTCATGCTGAGTCACATGCTTCCCTCGGGTCCAGGTggatttccatttacaaatctcCAAGGCCTTACTGTGCTGGCTGAATCGGTGTCCCTTGCTTGAGTTAAGCAGCGATGCCAGCTTGGAGGAGTTGATCACAGCTCTTTGTCAATGCCCTTAGGCTTCGTGGCTGTCACTTTCAGAAGAATAAGGGAAATGCATATTATTGGCTGCCATGCAGTTTCCTAACAAGTAGAAGAGGTCAACTGACAGCATGCCTAAGTTAGGGGACCCAAGTCCATATTAGGACACTCAAGTCAGCAGTTAGATGCTCATATAAATATGTATTCTATGCACCTAAGATCCAAACTGAATGTCAAGCAAGGTGCTAGGTGCCTTCAACTCCTGTTAGAGCCAGTTGACCTCAGGTGTGTACTGGAAGACAGCTAGAGTTCCTGTTGTAGGGCTCACTCTCCCTCCAAGTATTATTGACTATGTGTGGCACTTCTGGGTCATCAGTAATACAACGATTACCTCCTGTGGAACCTCATCTGTGCTCCCTGAGCCTGTCTGCACCAGAACAGAACAAATGGGGATTGTTAAGGGCACTCCACTCCCTGAAGAATTAGGACCAGGTGCACCCTTCTTTGAAAAAGGGGCTTCCCCACTAGGAAGTCAAAAGGACTCTTCATGtggttaaagttaggcacatgctgaaGTACTTTCTGGCTTCAAAAACAGGCATGCACTTAAGTATTTTGGATGCAATTCTGGCTCCACTGGTGTCCTGTTGACTTCGGAGCCAGGATATCACTCCtccacttcaatgggactactcatgtacttaaagttaggcatgtccTTAAACTCTTTATTGAATCAGAGCTTAGGTCAAGCATAAAACCATTCTCTAATGATCAGTCATGCCCACAGGTTCTTTAATGTGGAGAATCAGCAAGCACAATTTATAATGGTTTCATAATAAAATGACAAATGCCTTTTAACCTGTGTTTATCATCCATGATTAATATTTTTTGTCAACACTACAGTGATAAATGCAGCTGATGAATACATTACCCACGAGAAATACGTCAGCTCCTGCTTTCTCGCAGACGTTTCTTAATCTCAACTAAGCAGATCTGTAATTAAAAGAAACCCCGCCTCAAAGTTCTGCCGGGTAGCAGCAATGTCCCTGGGAGATGTGGAGAGGAAAGTGGATCTACCTCCCTCAGAGTGTGTAAAGCTGATTAATTGAGctctgaatatttaaaaataataataataataaattagaaGGTTTGTGGGCATTTTATGAGTGCAGTCCGCCTCTTAGCAGCAAGCCCGCCAATGCCCTTGAAGGCTCGAAAGGGTAGGAATAGGCGGTGTGTGTTATTTCAAGAGCAAACAATTTCACAGCACATTTCCTGCCCCGGGTGCTCAAGGTGGTGGACCTGCGAGCGTTGTGGTGGGGGGGACAAAGCGTCATGGGGACAAAGACCTGCATGTTTGGAACCCACCTTCCTGAGTCACCTCATGTCGCCTGGTGGCAATTCAGACTGCACGAGATACTAAAAAAACATGCCTACCATTGAACCCTTACGACCAATTGAAGAGCCTCCCCAGCTGAGGGCCCTTGTCTTCGGGATTTGTGAGGCAACCAATGCAGTAGACTAGCTTAATAAAGGCAATGATTTTCCACAAAAAACACCTCAACTCTCTGGGTCAGATTCTTGTGTGTTACAGCCCCTTTGTGCAGCTCAATGAAAAAGAGCCATTATCCAGCTGCAAATGAGAATTCCCCCttggcatagattcatagattctaggactggaagggacctcgagaggtcatcgagtccagtcccctgcccgcatggcaggatcaaatactgtCTATTTGGGGTAACTCTCTACTGGGTGTAAAAGCACTGCAGCATCTGGCCCCACCGCCACCCCGACAtagaggggagggaagagtggggctgggaagggatcATGGTGGAGTGGAGCTCCATTCCACCAATCCTCCATTGTTATAGAGTCCGTGTAGGGCCCTATATCAGGGCTGCTACTTAGAACTGCCCAGCAGTAGCTCTAAGTGGTGTTAGGGTTTGATCAGGAAGATACAACTTGCTCCCCAGTATTCACCCCTACCTCTCTCTGAGCCAGCCTCTCCGTGTGCCTCCTGGTTTTAGTTCTGATATTTCCTGGGGCAGTATTACCCATTGTCTCCATGCAGGATCAGAATCAGAAGTGCAGACCTCACTAAACAGCTGCTCTAGTGGCATTTCAGACCCACGGAGAAGCAGGATGTAGGGGAAATCTCACCACAAGTCTGTACCTGCTGAAATGAGTGGGTCCCCAATACAATATCTTAGAATATACCTGGATAAGGTTTAGCTGCATCCTTACGTTTTTTCGTTGCACAGATCAAACCACCGTGGGATGCGTTTTCATTACTCAGATATTAAATCATATATGAAAAAGAAGCATCCCAAGAGCAGTAAATGTGTTTCAGACACCAATGTTTTTGCTCTTGCATGCTCTTCATTGTATAACTGCCTTCACATTTCCTTCCTGACACCCAAATCACTCTAATTGTTGTATTTTGTAGTAGCGGTATTCAACAGTTTAAAGTGTGGGGACTACCTGCTCACCCCAATCATATGTTAGCTAATGGTAAAAAGATTGTCCTCAAAATTAAACCATGATTTAGGGGTAGCTCCTGCATCAGCGTAGGGGGTAAAAATGTTTTGTGCCCCATAACAGGCCTGCTCAGAGGCAACCCAGTTGTGGACCCTGTTACGTCTGACCATACATTTGTGCCATAGGATGTAAGAAAAAGAGATGGTGATTTGGTGAAGAACTGGCTAAGGGCTCAACATTTTGCAGCTAATTTTGTCCCCCAAACTCAAGTGTGAAGTAGACCTTTTGGCCAATGGCAGTTACTCTGGCCTAACTGCACCAGAGCCAGCTGATGAGAAGTGAATGGAGAGTAGGGCACCTTCACCTTCCACACAGGACCCATTTCCCACTGGTTCTTGGCTTGGGTCCTTTATTTTGGAAGGGGTACAGAGTCTGATATCATATACCTAATTTCCTTCACTGTACCCTCTATTTTCTCCAGTTCTTCGGAATCATCACTAGTAGAATAGGGGCATGCCTATGTATGACAGATCTCAGCTGGCCAATAAACAGACGAGTGATTGTGAGCACTGTTCTCCAGTTGGATGATAATTACCTGCCCTGCTTGAATTCTGTGTGAGTGGCACTGCCCTAACCCACCCCTCTGTCTTGTCTGCATTCCAGGTGGATTTTGAAGATGTCATTGCTGAGCCAGCAGGTACATACAGTTTTGATGGAGTATGGAAAACCAGCTACACCACCTTCACGGTCAGCAAGTACTGGTGCTACCGGCTGCTTTCGGTTGTGTTGGGAATCCCTCTGGCAGTCATCTGGGGCTTCCTCTTTGCTTTAATCTCCTTTTGTCATATCTGGGCAGTAGTGCCCTGCATCAAAAGCTACGTGATCGAAATCCAGTGTGTCAGCAGAATTTACTCCCTGTGCATCCACACCTTCTGTGACCCACTGTGCGAGGCCCTGGGGAAGATCTTTAGCAGCATCAAAGTTGCCCTACGCAAGGAAATCTAGAGCAATTGGTGGAGAAAACTAGCAGAAACAATCACTCACCCAACAATCACACTTTCAACGTTTTCCTGAAAGACTGTGCACCATattcttctctcagttacatTGGAGTAACTCCAATGACACCTATGCAGCTACTACACATTCAATCTAATGTAAAGGAGAGCAGAACTTCCTCTGTAATTATTACATGGACCACAACCTTAGATTAACACATGCATTTATTAAGTAACAAATAAGGGTGTGAGAAAGCTAACGTACATTTGGGTACAATGCAAAATTGTCTGTTTAGTTAGCCATTAGCTCAAAATAGTACCAGGAAGCACAGGTATGTAATAATTATTATTGCTGCAAATAGTGGTTGTTGTAAACGCTTTTGTTTTAATTCGCAATATGCCCAAAGTGTATGGCTTGATGATGTAAATGACAAAGTTttgtttctgtgtgtgtttccATTTAAGCAAAGCTTTTAAATCCAGGTAACCTTATTGGGTACATTTTTGACGGCTCCACATGCTTTTTCGGGAGTGCAGTTTGTGTCTGTTGTTTTGTGGCTGCAAGTGCATATCATGGCATTTGGACCCCTTAACTAACTGTGGGAATAAATCAGGTAGTTAAACATGCAGCTATTACAATCTGTATCCAGGATTCAAGGGCAGGCACAAAAACTGCAGACATTTGGCCCAATTTTTTTCTCAGACCCAAATTACACTTACAAACCAGACGAATGGGCCTCCCTACCACTTCTGAATATTTACCTCAATGACCGCAAACATATTTGACTAATTCACTTAAGTTTTGGTTTATTTGTTGAGGAGGTGGGGGATTTTGTGTTATTTTCTTGTTTGATCACATGATAAACTGGGGAATTCATTTTCCTCCCTAACTGCATTTAGTCGTAGCTAATCAGTCCTGTTGCCATGTTTCTATGTTCCCTGTAGCTACAGTTGTCTTAACACTGTAGCAAGAATTAGCTAAAATTCCTAGCATTGTGGGGCCccccattaacatcagtggcattgcactggtgtaaacaaGAATAGATTTTAGCTCATTGGGCCTAATTCGCTCATACAATGTTTAACACGAGACACCCGAGTGTATTTAATGCAGTTAGTTCAGATATACCTCCGTGTAAGCAAGAGGCGAATGAGACCCTTTGTTTTCAATGGAAGTTGCACATTTCACATCAGAGGGGTTTTGGCCCATAAAAATTAGGGATTAAAAAAAGGCCATTCAGTCAAATGCAAGGGTATTTCCTACTCTGTATTCTCAGGTAATTTATCCAGCCCGTGTTTAATGAATCACACAGTGAGGAACTCATCAATTCCCTAAGAAGATTATTCTGGATGTAAAGTATGTGAGTAATTCCATTACTATcaagcaaggcacttaagcacatgcttaactttaaacatgcttaagtgccttgttGACTCAGTGCCTGAGCTAGATTACTTTTCAGACATTTTTCCTGGTAGGGTTAATGGTCCTTTCCTCAGTTCAGTGCATTGGCTTCCCACGAGTAGTaggtcccagatcctcaaaaggtatttaggtgcctaattgccTCCTCCAATGACTACTAAGAGCCAAATTCTCTACTGGCACTACTCCAATGA is a genomic window of Chrysemys picta bellii isolate R12L10 chromosome 7, ASM1138683v2, whole genome shotgun sequence containing:
- the CAV3 gene encoding caveolin-3, with the protein product MAEEQTGLEERIIIKDQHTKEIDLVNRDPKHINEDVIKVDFEDVIAEPAGTYSFDGVWKTSYTTFTVSKYWCYRLLSVVLGIPLAVIWGFLFALISFCHIWAVVPCIKSYVIEIQCVSRIYSLCIHTFCDPLCEALGKIFSSIKVALRKEI